ATGATCATTACTACCTTCAAAAGTCAATCATGTATCTAGTTTATGCTTATTTAGAAGACTAGTCTTGACATCTTCAACATCAATATTTTCTCTACTAATAATCATGGTTTCTCTAAAATTTCTATAAGAGGAAGGTAGTGAAACTAATAATAAGAGAGTCCAATCCTCATCTTCAACCTTAACAACAATACTTCTTAATTTATAGATAGTAGCATTGTATTTAGAAATATGAGATTTGAGAGAAGCACCTTCAGCCATACAGAGAGTGAAGACTCGTTGCTAAAGCTTCAACGGATTGGTGAgggattttataaaataaatataaaaaaaactctCCAATTTATTCCATAAACCTATAACTGTTTTCTAATTTATTACCTCCTACAGAACTTCATTTGTAGACACAACTATATAGCAAACGAAGCTCTTCATCAAATTCTTCCAATGTTTCATTTGACATGCTTTCTAGTTTCTTCCCTTTCGCAAACAGATTTTTCTTCAACCCTACTACATAAGAATAGCCAACATACGAACTTGCCATAGGTTGAAATTGTTGTtcccatcaaacttctcaatATCAAATGTCATTGTTGAACTTGAAGCCATAACTAGAatattgaaggaaaaaaaaaaaacctgaggctttgataccaaattGTTATGGCAAATATGGaaactaaattgaaattgaaactaagaagaataaaataacacTAGGTTTACGTGGAAACCCTTGTGGGAACCATAGGAAGAGGAGAAGCAAAATCTACTATAAAAATCAAGGATTACAAAAGGTGGCTCTGAAAAACTTAGACTCTTTTTGTCTCAACTTTTTATATACAAGTAAGAATCAAATCCAAAGTAGGAAATCTCTTTTTAGGAAACCTTCTCCAACTTGGAAAACCATTCAATTAGGAAGCCtattcaaaatagaaaaccaacttgaataaggaaacttttcttttcaggctcaaacttgagacacaTCTAACAAAAATGGCATTTTACGTGTGATCAAATGAGAAGAAGAATCTCCCATAATTGTCAACTTCAACTCTTTTCGGAGACAATCCAAGCCAGCATGACCGCCTTCCTCTTGCACTATGGTCCTAAGAGGAGCATAGCAGCAGGTGGTGCATTGTTAGATCCTAAGTCCCATGGCATGTAACAAAGTTCAACGCTCAATGTTTGTGTAGCTGTCTAACTATGTTAGGGTGTTCGGTTGCTTCCTTTGGAACTTAAGCCCTCGTTACCGAGTTTGGATCATTGTAGATATAACGAGGGTGTTCTTcaattgttttgtttgtttttttttttttttggtacccaagGAACCCGTACAGCTGGTAGCCGGTGGGTAAACCCTGGAgcgacgctagcggaggacccaccaccccgacgtcgcgcttaagatcccgtgcggcCAGCGGGATTCGACCCCCTCCACTTTCGTTAGTTTCATAGGAGAGCCTTATCCAACTGGGCCACCGTAGGCGGTGGTGGGTCTTCTTCAATTGTTAAAATTTGAAGTATTGATTAAAAGTAATAAATTGTATTGATTGAACTATGTGGGTTAAAATGATTACTTTGAGCAATAACTAATTTATCAAGCTCTAACTTCTACCCGTCCATCCTGTACTTTCTCGACTACTATGCCAATGGCTTCCTGCCCCTACTAATTTGGGGAAGTATCAAACTTGTGTTTCAGCTCTGCTTATGTCTATAATATCAAATTGTTCTTCTGATCTGTAGTTTTTTATGAGAAAACTATGATGCTACTAACACTACCTCAGATTTCTAAGGGTCAAATACTCTCATTGTATAACCGGGATATGGTCTGACAGAGACTTGTGGAGTGGCAACTAGGACATTGCGGCCTAAAGAGGCAAACCACCATGGTTCTTTCGGTCGCATACCTTAAAATATGGAAGCAAAGATTGTTGATCCTTGCACTGGGGATGCCCTACCTCCTGGTCAGAGAGGAGAGCTACGGTTGCGAGGCCCAACAATCATAAAATGTAAGGGTCGGCCATAACTAGGGCTTTATTCAACTGTGTGGAAATAACacatttctttgctttttgttttgaCAACTGAAAGTTACACATTAGTTTATCGTGCTTCTTCCCAAGCATCAAATGACTGTCTCGTGTTCTGGTTGGTGTTACTTGATTTACTGTAGACTGCACGACTCCATATACAATTTGCTTACAATTATTCATTGTCGCTTCTTTGGGCACATCTTCCTTTAACAGTTTATTTCTCCGTACCTTGTATTTCAGCTCTCCATCGCGACCGCCAAGGTTTGCACCTTTTTCTCATTGTGGATCCAAAATCCGAGGATTAGTAAATTATATCAGCCAATACTGGCCCAAGTTGCTGTTTCATGATGGAAACCATAGAACATGAATCTATGTTGGCCAGAATTTTGGTCGCCCTTGTCAACAGGAAGTTCAAATTGCTAGCTTGAAAGGTAGCTGCATTAGATATGGTGCGTTGCAGATAATAAATGCTAGCAAATTTTATTACTTCCTTCTAAGTATCTTTTATCattcacaattaaaaaaattgattccatTAATCCATTGAATAAAAACTCTCTGCAATCCCCACATTAGAATGGTGCTAAAACTAGGTGAATTGCAGGTTATGTAGGGGATGAGAAGGGAACTGTCGAAACAATTAACTTGGATGGTTGGTTGAGGACTGGTGACCCTTGTGACATTGACTCCAAGGGGTTCTTGTTCACCGTGGACAAACTGAAGGAGTTGATTAAACACAAGGCATATCAAGTGACTAGTTCAAAATGGCCTTTTTCCCCAGAGCTTTTTCGCTTGTCGGTTGCCTTTTCTTATCAAGTGGTGACAGATCATCGTATGCATCTTTTAGGTTGCTCCTGCTGAATTAGAACATCTTCTTCACTCCAACCCTGATGTTGTGGATGCTGCTGTGATTCCGTATGCATCTTCACTTCCTTGAGTCTTTTCATATCACTGAAATCACATACTTCAGAAGTCAGAACTCATGTTCCTTTTAGTTTTAATATTCGGTATGATTTGTATGAATCACTCAAATTACATTTTGTAGAAGTCAGAACTCATATGTTCTTTTTAGTTATAATAATTGGTATGATTCACATGAATTGCAGGCTCCTATCTCAAACATTTCACACACTGTTAAATTTGCATCTGTTAGTAGGATGTGCTCTGCATTTTTCTGGAGACTACCACTCATTGGGGATGTTACATCAATTTACATAATGGCATTTTAGTCAAATTTATGTTATAAAACgatttcatcaaaatttcttgGACTGTTTGTCTTCTAACCATCTCTTAACTCACAATAGTCATCTGCTTATGTTGATCCACTTTTTTCTGTCCACTGTGATTATACGGAGGCAGTTATCCTGATGAAGAAGTGGGGCAGATTCCCATGGCTTTTGTGGTTAGAAAACCTGTATTTTTGGAATCCACTCAGTGAGTGTGCTTGTGTCTCCCATATAGAATGGAGATGATTGTTGCTAAATAAAAATGTCAAGGGTGCCTGTATGCTTTAAGGCGCTGCACTTATCTGCTTTTATCTGCATGGAGTTGTGCTATCTTATGCTATGTGCTGCAAAAGAATTACAACATGGGCCCTGGGGTCCGTTTCCTGCTACATAACATGGGAGGAAGCAGATCACATTTGATGCTGTTCATTTTGAGGGACATGTTTCTCGGACTCTGAGTATTGCCTCGGAATTTTTCAGGAATATGTACACAGGAATATAGGATTACCTTAGAATTTTTATCACAATTCTAGATTAAAGTTGACAATATATCTAGTGCttccaaattattaatttaagtaTTGCTGCAGGTTGCTCCATACAAGAAGATAAGGCGAATAGCTTTCATCAGTAGAATCCAAAATCTCCAGCAGGGAAGATCTTGAGGAGAGAACTTGTCAATCTTGCCACATCGGTCAGATCAGCTAAACTGTAGACAGCATGCTCAGAAGAGGAAATTAGACTTCCTGGTGCATGTTGTCTTAAGTTattttgacactttttggggCATCCATCTAATCTGGAAGACCACCAGGGCATTACTAGTGAGTAGCTAATCCATCGTAATTTGATTCCTACAAAAGCTGCTCCTTGGAGCGAAAGAGGACTAAAATGGCATAATAATTTGAGGGCCTTATTTCTGTCCTCTGGCTTTCACTAGCAATCTCCATTGCAATAATAGGAGTCCCCCCTATAAAACTGAAAGCAGTAGCATTTCTTGTATCGATTCCTTGTAAGTAACTATTGGGAAGAAATACCACGGCCTGCTTCATACATGATTCCCTAGCTACATGCGTACAAAAGCCCAAATCACCTGCCGGACTTGGGGAAGTGTAGTAAGAATGTCGCATGCTCTTCCGTTTCATCTCTCACATGTTCCTGGAATCGGTAACTATGGATGATTCCCGTTCAATTTGCCTATTTTAAGCGTTCTTAGACCATGTATACTCTGACACGTTTCAAGTGTATATTGTCAGCATGAATAGTTTAGATGCAATTGATTGATTCAGTTGCAGTTGTCATGATTCGTGATTCTTTTGTACTCGTATACTCTTGTAAATGGAGCTTGGATTATTGAGTGAAAATTAAGTGATGCGGAGGGGATGAATATAATTGGTCCGTGAGAATGGCATCGGGATGATTGGTGCTAGAAATTCTAGGATAAAACAAATATATCTCTACAGAATTATGAAGGCGAGTTTGGCATAATGTTCACAAACTGATAGGGAGTTGATACCGCTAACCTGATGAGGCCGCTTACCTAATGAGGCCATGGTAGGCCAAAACTAGTTATTGTGCCCAAAGTGATTTACTGTTTTGCTTAATGAACTAGACGTTCGGGTTAAGTTAGATGTGATACAATCCAATATAAGGAAACTATTCGCTATATTgttttcttgaacaaaaatagaaaaaacactAGCGTGGTGTTATCCGCTCATCAGGCACTACACGGGCTATTCCGTAGCCAAGGAATTGTCGACCCATGATATAGTCCCGTTGAAACCCATCAACCACTTCCAAAATGGCCCAATAGGAAATGCTTATGCTGTGTGGAATGACTTCACATGGAGACTATATCTTCTAGAAGATTCCACCCGTCAAGTACAATAATAATTCCTTAGGTAGCAAATTGAGAAATAGGAACAAAGAATCATAATGGTCGGAAAGCCGTTCATGAATCTGAACCAGAATGATGCAAAAGATGCTGACCGCAGACATCTCGGAATCTACTGCATCTCGTACGTGTTTTACCTTGTTCTTTCGCCTCTGCCCCCCACAAAGAAATTGCCAATTTCGTGGTACGACAGCCTTTCTCTTACTATGGGCGGTTAACACTCGTCCTCCACCCCTTGTTGCCACAACCTATGGGTGTATCAAAATCCCTCAACGCTAAATCTCTTTGTAATAAGACAAATGATCCGTGTAATGAGCTTTATCTCAGCACACGAAACCAACACCAAGATTAACATGATGTAGAGATACTTATTATAAGATAGGAATCTGGAATCCAAAGTCATTAGTAACTTGACTTGGTTGGATCAAGGTGGCTCAGCCGGCTTCAGTTCGATTGCCGCCTCCAGGCTCTCTAGAAATTTAGAATACCTATACAACCTTCGGCCTCCCAAGAACGTGTGAAAACAGACTTGGTTGGCGAGCCCGAACTTCGAATCTGGTCATGTTTACATTGCCCATGTTCATCCCCATTGAAGGAACTGTCGACACTATTCTTTTCTAAATCATGTATTACGCATTCCCATCCATTCTCAGCGTGATATAATGCGGTTGTTGGGTTGGATTGGTAGTCTTCAGTAACGACGGAGGCATGTGAATGCACTtcgaaccaaaaaaagaaaaaaggggttTCGGTGGCGGACCAAGGCAGTCAAACCGCTCGTGCGTCGACTAAAGTAAGTTTAGTTGACTTTTGGCAGAGGGACAGCTTTCTTTCGATGCCCTTTTTTGATTCCAAAAGTTGGGTCCGCGGGCCGCGACAGATTCCACGTCATCAGAAAGCGCGAAGGCGCAAATTGCGTTTACTTTATAAAGCCacttttcaaaagcaaatcgACTAAAATTACGTCCAGTTTGTCGACATCGTATGTGCCGACTTTAGGCATCTTTTAGCCGTAGCCATGGTTCTCTTTTGCACAAGCGGGCCTAAACAAATTGAGGCTTGTCGACCACCATTTCTTCCGCAAGGTACTTATATGTATTTGTCTTGATCGGATTCACCTTTCGGTACATGATTTTCTATTGAAAGTCACATTTGGTTTGAAATCTTTGCACggcttcttatctttttctttgggtAACTATTCATTGCCAATTGAAACAAGTCAGCAAAATCTCGATTTCCAAATCTTTTactcaatttgaattttattaagtagaaagccaaatttagaatttctttctcTAAGAGTAAAGTGAGGCATTTATTTCTAACTCTCTTATATTAAGCAATGAATTGACCGATTAATAGAGTCTTGCAAGATCAGCAACCGATACATCAAGCATCGTTTTATAGAATTAAGAATGGAATTATCTTTCCATCTATACCCAATTACATCTGAATTATGGAATAAACTAGTGTACAATATAAATGCAATTTTTGACAAATACTGAGGAAATAGCctaagttttaaaaattaatttgtttctCCTTCACTGCATTGGGCTATGATTCGACCAACGTGTTCAACAGTCAACCGATCATCTTCACCAGTGAAGATTGAAGATGGCACAGTCAGGAGTTTTAAAGCCTCTAGGAAAAGGCTGGGCGTCAACCCACTCAGGATAAGAGTTTCCTGCAGGCAGGTCTATCTACTCCTCTATCTAATCCTAATTATTGCCAAACTCCTTCGGCTTACGTTCAAACCCTAGGCAATGCTAGGCAATGCTGGTCTAGCCGAATTATCCTTACTACCAAAAATCGGCACATTAGGCCTACAAGGATGTTTGCCACCTTATGCGGCATTACTGCACCGGCCAGCCTTACACGTTGAATGTTTGGCATTGGTCCATTCGGTGGACCATCTTGACTGTCTAATTATTAGCTCTGTTTTGGTTGTTCGGACCAGCAgtatttttgcattatttgcatTAACTAGGCCAGCCACGTTTAAGTCATTACTATTATTCTGTACTGGATTAGAATCGGGCCTTTCGAAAAATTCTTGCAGGGGTGAAAAGTTCTGCCCTACATTATTATTACTATCCAACTGGCCAGATGAAGCAGGAACTTAGCCATACACCATTGGATTCCCTTAAGAGTGGAAGTGGCTGGTCAGACGATCCTGGTCTCGCCATGGTATCGTTGACTGCAGTAAGGACCATAGGCTTGAAAGGTGCCTTACTATATTGGGGACCATCTCGTTTTTGCTGATCTTCAAGAAACCTCGCATAGTCGACCCCATGTTAGGGTTTTGTTCCACTTCCCTCATTCGGCCGATTCTCAAGTGATTAAAGGTTCAAAGTGCACAGCCCTCTCGTTATCGCTTGGATTGTTGCCGACAGCATTGCAAGTTTCCTGTTGCATTCTGGCTCTTGCCATGATAATATTCtcaaatcaatcaaaagtgTCTTATTAGACATGTCAAAAAAATGTTTCACCTCAGTTgatcttgcaatttttttcttactttttttttttttgtttgggaaaATAGTTTCAACTAATCTTGGACATGAAAGTAAATAGCCAAAAATTTAAGTGTATGAATACTGGGAACGATTGTTTTTTAATGAAGATAATAAATGGAAGACAAAGGATcacaaaaaaagtaaagaacaATCAATATTCTATGCTTTTTAGTGAACCCTTACAAAGAGCACAATGTGGCTTTATATAGCCTACAATAGACAATACTTACAAACAATTACTAAGGAGCACATGCCATTCACAACCCCTATTATATATCAACATTTATCCACAAGAAGtttcaattcccaaaattatcaaCTCCACTAATTGACCATTACATCTTCATGTTGACATGCAAGTGGATCTTCATTTTACTCACTGATCATTCTACTCCAACACTTGGTCGCAGTCCGTCAATGCTCACTATCGATAACTCTGTCAATGGTTTCATCAATCAACTCTTGGGGCTTTTTGGTGACTGAACACTATCCGTCAGCCAAAATAGTTTGACTATGTTTTTTTGTGGTGTTAACGTTGCCATATCTGGTACATGATTTACCTTGTTCTTTCGTCTCCACAAGAACCCATGCAAGAAAAAACACCAATTTCATGGTAGGCCAACCTTTCCCTGACGATTCATGGCTAAAAATCCTCCGACACTGTTGTTGCCAAACTTTCATGATGTATCTAGAATTCCTTGACGTTAAATTTCTCTATAGCGACACATATGGCCCGTCATATGGGCTATCCGCACCGAGATTAACAAAATGTAGGGATATTCCTCATATACGATTCGAGTCATCAAGCATTCACACGACCCCCTTCCCTAGCCGCAAACTAACTAATCCTCCACGACATGTTCCCATCTAGCTTGCCTCTTTGTCCTTTTCTCATTGGAAATTCACGTGAAGGTGCGCCGACGCTCTCCATCGGTCCGAGTGCCTCATCAAACCACTTAAACAAAAacgaaattgatttcttacttTAATGAGTTCACTAATATGATATATTCTAAGTCTAAGTGATTTTCATTAATGATCCTTGAATTTCGGGTCATTTTGCTATGTCGTTTTTGGACGTTTAATTTGTTCACTGTGATTCTTAAACTTTAACCCAATATAAGTTTTGGACGTTTAATTTGTTCATTGCGAttatgaactttaatttaatttataataccattcttgaatttttaatttgttcactgtgatccttgaacttgaattaatgaaatgataatTTAAGTATTTTTATATGATTTAAGAACTAGATTGTATATTTgctaaaagtttagggaccaccacatttaataaattaaagttcaaaTACCATATTCACCAAACTAAAgtataaattttttcctttttggatagAAAGGACAAAGGCACTTCTTTTTGACATTAAATTTGAATAGTATAAATGCTTGGAGCTTGAATTGGTTCTTCCAAGCATTTATTGAAAAGGGCTTTCAATTGGAGCCATTCATTCCAGGTACATAGaaataggattttttttccttatttctcaGTTCGAAACGGGACCCAATCTATATCCGTACTCTTAGCCAAATCTATCTATCCTTACAAGTAGGGGAGGGCTAGGGCGAGAGCGACTCTCCTTCTTTAAAGCCAATTAAGGATCCTTTGACCTCTAAAAAAGAACCAGCAAGCATGGactgaatcaatctcaaattacgagattttgatatttcttttcttttccgagGAAGATATCAACAGTAGGGAAAATGGGATTCAAGATAATTTGAGAATAGAAATTCTGGTTGTGCCCAGAGAAATCTGTACtctcaaaacaattaaaaagctCTCTTTTCAACGACTAATCTTACGGATAAGAGACTGCAAGTTCAGTCAATGTTTAAGAACACTTTCTGTCGTTTTCATATTCATCGACGACcgcagtaattttttttttttttgaattttgtaatATAAACTCATCGTTAATTTATTACCGCTGAAAATCCGGGAAAAGTTAGcggcgggagagagagaggaggaggacgTCATGCTATATGTCAACATGTAAACAAACACGGTTCGGCTTCGATTCACGTCCTCCTTAAATTCAGATTCTGGCCTTTTGTCCGACAGCCACATAACATAAGAGAACCTTCCGACAAAACCAATCGCCATGGCCGAGCCGACCAGCGCCTCCgccggctcctcctcctcctccgtcgccTCCGCCGTCGACCCCGACAGCGGCTACTGCTCCGCCACCCGGACCTTCCACAGCCTCCGCCCTCCCGTCCCCCTCCCCCcgcctccctccccctctccgTCGCCCACTACGCCGCCTCCCTCCtccccgcctccgcctccgcctccgcctccggcACCGCCTTCCTCGTCCACGcctcctccggccaccgcctcaCCTACCCGGACTTCTTCCGCCGCGTCCGCTCCCTCGCCCTCTCCCTCCGGTCCCGCCTCTCCCTGTCCAAGGGCGACGTCGCGTTCCTCCTCGCCCCTCCCTCCTCCCACGTCCCCGTTATCTACTTCGCCCTCCTCTCCATCGGCGTCGTCGTCTGCCCCGCCAACCCGCTCGGCTCCCCCTCCGAGATCGCCCACCAGGTCCGCCTCTCCCGCCCCGCCGTCGCCTTCTCCACCTCCCAGTTCGCTCCCAAGCTCCCCGCGTTCCCGCGCGGCACCGTCCTCGTCGACTCCCCGGAGTTCGACTCCATGCTGACCCGGCACGCCTCGGGGGCGGCCGAGGCGTTGCCGCCGAGCCGGGTCGAGCAGTCCGACCCGGCGGCCATCCTGTTCTCGTCGGGCACGACGGGCAAGGTCAAAGGAGTGCTGCTGAGCCACCGCAACCTGATCGCGCTGCTCGCGGGGCTCTACCACCTGCGGGAGGAGCAGGACGAGTCGGAGCAGCAGCCGCACCCCGTGTCCCTCTTCACGCTGCCCCTGTTCCACGTGTTCGGGTTCTTCATGCTGGTCCGGGCGTTCGCGTTCGGGGAGACGGCGGTCCTGATGGAGAGGTTCGACTTCGTGGGGATGCTGAGCGCGATCGAGAAGTACCGGGTGACGTACATGCCGGTGTCCCCGCCGCTGATCGTGGCGTTCGTGAAGTCGGAGATCGCGGGGAAGTACGACCTGAGCTCGCTCCAGGTGCTCGGGTGCGGCGGCGCCCCGCTCGGGAAGGAGGTCGCCGACCGGTTCAAGGAGAAGTTCCCGCACGTGGAGATCGTCCAGGTTAGTTTATCATTCATCATTGTCATTCATGTGACCCCCACATGACATTCGGTGGCGGTGGTGGGTAGGGGTCAAATTCAAGAATTGAGACGCTTTTGAGACGCTTTTTATCAAATGCGCGATAGTTTATCCTCACCGATAGTGTGACATTGTTGACCTCGAAATGATGGGCTTCTAGAGCCCGTTGACGAGTTTAGGGAAGACCCCATCTTCTACTAACCTTCTGACTTTTCTGATAATATAATACCTTGGGGGAGTGCGAATCTGCAACAAAACCCGTAGACGGGTGTGCGATTAAACTATTGTTTAATGTTCAATTTGAATGCGAACTCTAATGGTTCTGATATCTGTGGGCTGAATAGTATGAAATGGCATCTTACATGTGTTCAATTGAGAAGAAGAGGTCATCCCATAATTTTCAGCTTTGAATACTCTCTTTTGGAGACAATGGAGGAGTAGGCATAGCAGCAAGTGGTGCATTATTGGATTTCAAGTCCGATGGAGTGCAATTGAGTTCGACATGCGAAATTTGTATAACTGTCTAACCAAGTTGTTGAGTTTGGTTGCTTCCTTTAGAACTTAAGCCCCCAGGATCGGATTTGGATCATTGTAGATATAGCCGGGGTGTTCTTCAACTTATTTGTTAATAACTCGAACGATATGCTGAAAGTAACACAATGCGTTGATTGGACTGTGTGGGTTCAAATGATTCCTTCATGTAATATCTAGTTTATTAAGCTCTAACTTCTACTTGTCTACCAAACTGGGAAACTATCGAAGTTCTGTTTCTGCTCTGCTTACATTTGAGATGTCAAATTGTTCTTCTGATTATTAGGTTCATAATGTGTGAAAACTACGATGCTCTTAATAATTCTTCAGATATCTGACTCAAAGGGTCAAACTTCTCATTGTATAATAGGGATATGGCCTGACAGAGACTTGTGGAGGGGCAACTAGGACATTGGGGCCCGATGAGGCAAGCCACCATGGTTCTGTCGGTCGCATTGCTGAAAATATGGAAGCAAAGATAGTTGATCCTACCACTGGGGATCCCCTGCCTCCTGGTCAGAGAGGAGAGCTATGGCTACGAGGCCCAACTATCATGAAAGGTAAGGATTGGCCATAATTAGGAGCTTTATTAAACTGTGTGGAAATAACACCTTCCATCAGTTTATCGTGCATCTTGCCTAGTATCAAATGATTGGCTCTTTTTCTGTGTGGGATGTTACTTGATCTGCTGTTGATCACAGGACTCTGTATACATTACAGTTTTTCACTGTTGCTTCTCTGGACACATTTTCCTTTAACAGTATATTTCCCAGTATCGAGCATTGCACCTCTTCATTTTGCACCTTTTTGTCATTGTGGATCGAAATTCCGAGGTTTAGTAATCATGACAGCCAATACTGGGCCGATTGGTTGATGCATGATCAAAACGGTATAAAATGAATCTATGTTGACCAGACTCTAGGTTCCCTTGTGAACAGGAAGTTCAAATTGCTTGCTTGAAAGGTAGCTGCATTAGACATGGTGCTATGCAAATAATGATTGCTAGCAAGTACTATTACTGCCTTTCCattattgtttattatttatcatTAATAAATTGAGCTCATTAATCCATTGAATAGAAAGTATGTGAAGTCCCCACATTAGAATGGCACTAAAAGTGGGTG
The nucleotide sequence above comes from Eucalyptus grandis isolate ANBG69807.140 chromosome 2, ASM1654582v1, whole genome shotgun sequence. Encoded proteins:
- the LOC104434230 gene encoding LOW QUALITY PROTEIN: 4-coumarate--CoA ligase-like 9 (The sequence of the model RefSeq protein was modified relative to this genomic sequence to represent the inferred CDS: inserted 2 bases in 2 codons); amino-acid sequence: MAEPTSASAGSSSSSVASAVDPDSGYCSATRTFHSLRPPVPLPPXSLPLSVAHYAASLLPASASASASGTAFLVHASSGHRLTYPDFFRRVRSLALSLRSRLSLSKGDVAFLLAPPSSHVPVIYFALLSIGVVVCPANPLGSPSEIAHQVRLSRPAVAFSTSQFAPKLPAFPRGTVLVDSPEFDSMLTRHASGAAEALPPSRVEQSDPAAILFSSGTTGKVKGVLLSHRNLIALLAGLYHLREEQDESEQQPHPVSLFTLPLFHVFGFFMLVRAFAFGETAVLMERFDFVGMLSAIEKYRVTYMPVSPPLIVAFVKSEIAGKYDLSSLQVLGCGGAPLGKEVADRFKEKFPHVEIVQGYGLTETCGGATRTLGPDEASHHGSVGRIAENMEAKIVDPTTGDPLPPGQRGELWLRGPTIMKGYVGDDKATAETIDSDGWLRTGDLCYIDSKGFLFIVDRLKELIKYKGYQVPPAELEHLXHSKPDIADAAVIPYPDEEAGQIPMAFVVRKPGSNITESQVMDFIAKQVAPYKKIRRVAFISSIPKSPAGKILRRELVNLAMSVRSAKL